A window of Synechococcus sp. MEDNS5 contains these coding sequences:
- the surE gene encoding 5'/3'-nucleotidase SurE: protein MAPLRILISNDDGVFADGIRALAAAAAAAGHQVTVVCPDRERSATGHGLTLQTPIRAEKADSLFDAGISAWACSGTPADCMKLALFELMDTAPDLVLSGINHGPNLGTDVFCSGTVAAAMEGTLEGLPSMAISSACFQWRDFQGAAALAVEVATAALRDQWPENLLLNLNIPPCRPEVMGPLRWTRLSIRRYDEQFSPRKDPRGRTYYWLAGEVVEDLESGGDGPRDWPTDVAQIEANSPSLTPIQPELFWRGPLGGLPRLELHGQRVR from the coding sequence ATGGCCCCCTTGCGGATCCTGATCAGCAATGACGACGGGGTATTCGCCGACGGCATCCGTGCTCTGGCGGCTGCCGCGGCAGCAGCAGGGCACCAGGTGACCGTGGTTTGCCCCGATCGAGAGCGATCCGCAACCGGCCATGGACTCACCCTCCAAACCCCGATTCGAGCCGAAAAAGCCGACAGCCTGTTCGATGCGGGCATCAGCGCCTGGGCCTGCAGCGGCACACCCGCCGACTGCATGAAACTGGCTCTATTCGAACTGATGGACACGGCGCCGGACCTGGTGCTGAGCGGCATCAATCACGGCCCGAATCTGGGGACCGATGTGTTCTGCTCCGGCACCGTGGCCGCGGCGATGGAAGGAACCCTCGAGGGGCTGCCGTCGATGGCCATCAGCAGTGCCTGTTTCCAGTGGCGCGACTTCCAGGGTGCTGCCGCCCTGGCGGTGGAGGTGGCCACAGCCGCACTTCGTGATCAATGGCCTGAAAATCTGCTGCTCAACCTGAACATCCCCCCCTGCCGCCCTGAGGTGATGGGTCCTCTGCGCTGGACGCGCCTGTCCATCCGCCGCTACGACGAGCAATTCAGCCCTCGCAAGGATCCGCGCGGCCGCACCTACTACTGGCTTGCAGGTGAAGTGGTGGAAGACCTGGAATCCGGCGGGGATGGCCCGCGGGACTGGCCCACGGATGTGGCTCAGATTGAAGCCAACAGTCCGTCGCTCACACCAATCCAACCGGAGCTGTTCTGGCGTGGCCCCCTCGGAGGCCTTCCCCGCTTAGAGCTCCACGGTCAGCGGGTTCGGTAG
- a CDS encoding DUF3611 family protein: MADRLDFQLLALGLKRTAWIRFWIQTVLGVVVVGVLLFNNIGGSLSRNADRAVGLSPGLSLTTLSFFVLLFSLWQGWLIVRLGRALASGVRPSRAEASRLIKRGIFADLLGLVLAAVGYQSLAGALFVQASSQTPGIAIGSQGAAENLAITSLEMLSVLSNTQVLFAHLIGLLFSLWLLQRIYRTR; this comes from the coding sequence ATGGCCGACCGGCTCGATTTCCAGCTACTGGCCCTTGGCCTGAAGCGGACGGCCTGGATTCGCTTCTGGATCCAAACCGTCCTCGGTGTGGTGGTGGTCGGGGTGCTGCTCTTCAACAACATCGGCGGCAGCCTCTCCAGGAATGCAGATCGTGCGGTGGGACTGAGTCCAGGCCTGTCCCTGACCACCCTGTCGTTCTTTGTGTTGCTGTTCAGCCTTTGGCAAGGCTGGCTGATCGTGCGCCTGGGGCGTGCACTCGCGAGTGGTGTGCGCCCGAGTCGCGCAGAAGCCAGCCGTTTGATCAAGCGTGGAATCTTTGCGGATCTCCTCGGGCTTGTGCTGGCGGCGGTTGGCTATCAGTCGCTGGCTGGAGCCTTGTTTGTGCAGGCTTCCTCGCAGACTCCAGGAATTGCGATCGGCAGCCAGGGTGCTGCTGAGAACCTGGCGATCACCTCGCTGGAGATGCTCTCTGTCTTAAGCAATACGCAGGTGTTGTTCGCCCACCTGATCGGATTGCTGTTTTCGCTCTGGCTGCTGCAGCGGATCTACCGAACCCGCTGA
- a CDS encoding bifunctional riboflavin kinase/FAD synthetase has translation MIPLCSPQQARTPTALALGSFDGLHAGHRRVIDAITTDPAGGHPTVVSFWPHPREVLHGEPRLRLDLPDEKLHLLEPLGIEQLVLVPFTKQLAQLSAADFVDQVLLATLQARHIAVGANFRFGRGREGDTNTLARLASAAGVKVSVVPILEDEEGRMSSSRIRAALSAGDLHRAATLLGRAYRFQGEVVRGRGLGRGLGWPTANLQVDGRKFLPGLGVYAAWAWVDGHGTRLPAVMNLGPQPTVDPGSPSAVEVHLLDLEMELVGRWIRVEPVQRLRGQERFSGLKELSAQIGRDADAARETLNTQEG, from the coding sequence TTGATCCCTCTCTGCTCACCTCAGCAGGCCCGCACGCCCACTGCGCTCGCCCTCGGCAGTTTTGATGGTCTCCATGCCGGGCACCGGCGTGTGATCGACGCCATCACCACAGACCCTGCAGGCGGGCATCCCACCGTGGTGAGTTTCTGGCCTCACCCTCGCGAGGTTCTGCACGGAGAGCCACGCCTGCGCCTGGATCTCCCGGATGAAAAGCTGCACCTGCTCGAACCCCTGGGGATTGAACAGCTGGTTCTGGTGCCCTTCACCAAGCAGCTGGCACAACTGAGCGCCGCCGACTTCGTGGATCAAGTGCTGCTGGCCACTCTGCAGGCGCGTCACATTGCCGTTGGGGCCAACTTCCGTTTCGGCCGCGGCCGAGAGGGCGACACCAACACCCTGGCCCGCCTGGCCTCAGCAGCTGGCGTGAAAGTCAGCGTCGTCCCGATCCTGGAGGATGAGGAAGGGCGAATGAGCAGCAGCCGCATCCGCGCGGCGCTCAGCGCCGGAGATTTGCACAGAGCGGCCACGCTGCTGGGCCGTGCCTATCGCTTCCAGGGAGAGGTGGTGCGCGGGCGGGGGCTGGGTCGCGGTTTGGGATGGCCGACGGCCAATCTGCAGGTGGATGGCCGCAAATTTCTGCCCGGGCTTGGGGTATACGCGGCCTGGGCTTGGGTGGATGGCCATGGCACGAGGCTGCCGGCGGTGATGAATCTCGGCCCCCAACCCACCGTTGACCCCGGATCCCCCTCCGCTGTGGAGGTGCATCTCCTCGATCTCGAAATGGAGCTCGTGGGCCGCTGGATCAGGGTGGAACCAGTTCAGCGTCTCCGCGGCCAGGAGCGGTTCTCCGGCCTGAAGGAACTCAGTGCCCAGATCGGACGTGATGCCGACGCAGCCAGAGAGACGCTCAACACTCAGGAGGGGTAA
- a CDS encoding thiamine phosphate synthase: protein MESMPVAPSTDPRVARLIDANLDRAREGLRVIEDWCRFGLDRQDLVVPLKDWRQQLGQLHDDAYRQARSTATDAAAGLGHPAQDTRSDSVAIVKANASRVQEALRVIEEFARTGDAVLARTAASVRYALYDHEVRILEACGHNRRRQQLADAKLCLITNPSADDDSHRLVRHVNAALDSGVTLVQYRRKHGSDGLRLQEAQQLAQLCRAHNALFIVNDRIDLALLVNADGVHLGQEDLPHDEARRLLGNEKLIGRSTHALAQLLQAQQEGADYAGVGPVFATATKADRQPAGLNWVKEACAAARIPWFAIGGITATTLPQVLEAGANRVAVVSAIMASDDPALASRQLLDLLI, encoded by the coding sequence ATGGAATCGATGCCTGTCGCCCCCAGCACTGATCCGCGTGTGGCAAGGCTGATCGATGCCAACCTCGATCGGGCCCGAGAGGGGCTGCGCGTGATCGAAGACTGGTGTCGGTTTGGACTCGATCGTCAGGACCTTGTGGTGCCACTGAAGGACTGGCGTCAACAGCTTGGTCAGCTGCATGACGACGCTTACCGACAAGCCCGCTCCACCGCCACCGACGCTGCGGCTGGGTTGGGCCATCCGGCCCAGGACACCCGCAGCGACAGTGTTGCCATCGTGAAGGCCAACGCCAGCCGCGTCCAGGAGGCGCTGCGGGTGATTGAGGAGTTCGCCCGCACGGGTGATGCCGTTCTCGCCCGCACTGCGGCGTCGGTGCGCTACGCGCTTTACGACCATGAGGTGCGCATCCTCGAAGCCTGCGGGCACAACCGCCGCAGGCAACAGCTAGCGGACGCCAAGCTTTGCCTGATCACGAATCCCAGTGCCGACGACGACAGCCACCGGCTCGTGCGTCACGTGAACGCGGCCCTGGATTCAGGCGTCACCCTGGTGCAATACCGGCGCAAACACGGATCCGATGGCCTACGGCTTCAGGAGGCACAGCAACTGGCGCAGCTCTGCCGAGCGCACAATGCCCTGTTCATCGTGAATGACCGCATCGATCTCGCCCTGCTCGTGAATGCCGACGGTGTCCATCTCGGCCAGGAGGACCTGCCGCACGACGAGGCCCGTCGTCTTCTCGGCAACGAGAAGCTGATCGGACGCAGCACCCATGCGTTGGCGCAGCTGCTCCAGGCGCAACAGGAAGGGGCGGATTATGCAGGCGTAGGGCCGGTGTTCGCCACAGCCACCAAAGCCGATCGGCAACCCGCCGGTCTGAACTGGGTGAAGGAAGCTTGCGCAGCAGCCCGCATTCCCTGGTTCGCCATCGGCGGCATCACCGCCACAACCTTGCCCCAGGTGCTTGAGGCTGGCGCCAACCGGGTGGCTGTGGTGAGCGCGATCATGGCGTCCGACGATCCAGCGCTTGCCAGCCGGCAGCTGCTGGATCTGCTCATCTGA
- the thiS gene encoding sulfur carrier protein ThiS — protein sequence MQLTVNGEARELNGALTHLDQVIDALGHHPRLVVVEFNGLILTPERWGSQPVQDGDSLEIVTIVGGGS from the coding sequence ATGCAACTCACCGTGAATGGAGAGGCACGTGAGCTCAATGGAGCCCTCACCCATCTCGATCAGGTCATCGACGCCCTCGGCCATCACCCCAGGTTGGTGGTGGTGGAATTCAATGGCCTGATCCTCACCCCTGAACGCTGGGGATCCCAACCCGTTCAGGACGGTGACAGCCTGGAGATCGTCACCATTGTGGGTGGTGGTTCCTAG
- a CDS encoding DUF1517 domain-containing protein gives MAHSPNRFSNRAIQRWLSGLMVPVLLVSLLLINPLPSDAARGGRIGGGSFRAPSMPRSGGYGGGVRGGYNGGYNRGYGGGFGFPFIIPIFGFGGGGLLGFLVLMAIVGVVVNAVRGGGGRPAIGGGVGGYDGPREIPMGPVSLIQLQIGLLASAKDLQTDLRALASSADTNSSSGLQRVLQDTTLALLRQPDLWVYANAESGSVPFNAAESTFNRLSMTERSKLREELTTNVGGVRSNVETIASRGDADATNEFIVVTLLVASRRPVTLKKADNGEDLRESLRILGSTASSDLIALEVIWQPDGAGDVLSADELVTAYPNLQHL, from the coding sequence TTGGCCCATTCGCCGAATCGCTTCTCCAACCGTGCCATCCAGCGCTGGCTCTCGGGCCTGATGGTGCCAGTGCTGCTGGTGAGTCTTCTCCTGATCAATCCTCTTCCCAGTGATGCGGCCCGTGGCGGCCGGATCGGAGGCGGCAGCTTCCGGGCCCCAAGCATGCCCCGGAGCGGTGGCTACGGCGGTGGTGTCAGGGGGGGATACAACGGCGGCTACAACAGGGGCTACGGCGGCGGGTTCGGCTTCCCCTTCATCATTCCAATCTTCGGTTTCGGCGGCGGCGGACTGCTTGGATTTCTCGTTTTGATGGCGATTGTCGGGGTGGTGGTGAATGCAGTCCGTGGAGGTGGCGGACGTCCGGCGATCGGCGGTGGCGTTGGTGGTTACGACGGCCCTCGGGAAATCCCCATGGGTCCGGTATCGCTGATTCAACTGCAGATCGGCCTTCTGGCCAGCGCCAAGGATCTTCAGACGGATCTCCGCGCGCTTGCCTCATCGGCCGACACCAATTCCTCCAGCGGCCTTCAGCGCGTGCTTCAGGACACCACCTTGGCCCTCTTGCGCCAGCCGGATCTGTGGGTTTACGCCAATGCCGAATCCGGCAGCGTTCCCTTCAACGCGGCTGAATCCACCTTCAATCGCCTCTCCATGACCGAGCGCAGCAAACTGCGCGAAGAACTCACCACCAACGTGGGCGGAGTCAGGTCGAACGTTGAGACCATCGCGAGCCGCGGTGATGCCGACGCAACCAATGAATTCATCGTGGTGACGCTCCTGGTGGCCAGCCGTCGCCCCGTGACCCTCAAGAAAGCCGACAACGGTGAAGACCTGCGCGAATCCCTGCGCATTCTGGGTTCGACAGCCTCCAGCGATCTCATCGCTCTCGAGGTGATCTGGCAACCCGATGGTGCTGGCGACGTCCTCAGCGCCGATGAGCTGGTGACGGCCTACCCCAACCTCCAACACCTCTGA
- the larB gene encoding nickel pincer cofactor biosynthesis protein LarB translates to MTPDEARLDLQRRERLGMVEAVWGEHKNAEQIAAILRSMRAAGELALVTRVNPAKAAAVMEALPTVQWHRDAGCLTDGSFPNATKGVRVGVLSGGTSDRRVAAEAELALQVHGVATEMLLDVGVAGLHRLLAVLPSLQPLDVLIACAGMEGALPTVLAGLVPQPVIGVPVSVGYGVSAGGRAALEGMLASCAPGLTVVNIDNGYGAAMAALRILQGRGTQS, encoded by the coding sequence GTGACGCCGGACGAGGCCCGTCTCGATCTTCAGCGTCGTGAGCGGCTGGGGATGGTGGAGGCCGTGTGGGGCGAGCACAAAAATGCCGAGCAGATTGCAGCCATCCTGCGCAGCATGCGTGCTGCGGGGGAGTTGGCGCTGGTCACCCGGGTGAACCCCGCCAAGGCAGCCGCGGTGATGGAAGCCTTGCCGACCGTGCAATGGCATCGCGATGCAGGCTGCCTCACGGATGGATCGTTCCCGAATGCAACAAAGGGGGTGAGGGTGGGTGTGCTCAGTGGCGGCACAAGCGATCGACGCGTTGCTGCTGAAGCGGAACTCGCCTTGCAGGTGCATGGTGTGGCGACCGAGATGCTGCTGGATGTGGGCGTGGCAGGCCTGCATCGTCTCCTGGCGGTGCTGCCATCGCTGCAGCCTTTGGATGTGTTGATTGCCTGCGCCGGGATGGAAGGAGCCCTGCCGACGGTGTTGGCAGGGTTGGTGCCCCAACCGGTGATCGGAGTGCCGGTGTCCGTGGGGTATGGGGTCAGTGCCGGTGGGCGTGCCGCCCTCGAGGGCATGCTGGCGAGCTGCGCACCTGGCCTCACGGTGGTGAATATCGACAATGGCTACGGCGCAGCGATGGCCGCTTTGCGCATTCTTCAGGGCAGAGGCACTCAATCCTGA
- a CDS encoding TIGR03792 family protein, which produces MITILLIRLRRALFSLAGPCLVLVIALAGHDDLRDTALAEPRGGDDVAVVEYLRIQVSDQARDAWMEAERGSWEPWLAQQKGFLGRDLLWDPSTEEGMLLIRWSSREAWKAIPQEEVEAVQQRFELIARQALGQVKGNPFPLVYESELLPQ; this is translated from the coding sequence ATGATCACGATTCTTTTGATCCGGCTGCGTCGCGCTCTGTTTAGCCTGGCTGGACCTTGCTTGGTTCTGGTGATCGCGTTGGCCGGGCACGACGATCTCCGCGATACCGCTTTGGCTGAGCCCAGGGGAGGCGATGACGTTGCCGTGGTGGAATATCTGCGCATTCAGGTGTCTGATCAGGCGCGGGATGCCTGGATGGAAGCTGAACGGGGGAGCTGGGAGCCCTGGCTCGCTCAGCAGAAAGGGTTTCTTGGTCGCGATTTGCTTTGGGATCCCAGCACCGAGGAGGGCATGCTGTTGATCCGCTGGAGCAGTCGGGAGGCCTGGAAGGCGATTCCTCAGGAGGAGGTGGAGGCCGTTCAGCAGCGGTTCGAGCTGATCGCCCGTCAGGCTTTGGGGCAGGTCAAGGGGAATCCTTTCCCACTGGTGTATGAAAGCGAACTTCTCCCCCAGTGA